The window CTTCTTCAGGTTGATCGCAGAGACGTTCCGCTCCCCCCGCTCGACAGATCCCATGTAGGATCGGTTCAGGCCACGCGCATGGGCAAAATCTTCCTGTGCAATCCCACGATCATTCCTGAGCTCGCGAATGCGCTTACCCAGAGCATCCAGGAAGATCAT is drawn from bacterium BMS3Abin14 and contains these coding sequences:
- the sinR gene encoding HTH-type transcriptional regulator SinR, which translates into the protein MIFLDALGKRIRELRNDRGIAQEDFAHARGLNRSYMGSVERGERNVSAINLKKMADALGVSVNSLFNQIK